One genomic segment of Mytilus trossulus isolate FHL-02 chromosome 4, PNRI_Mtr1.1.1.hap1, whole genome shotgun sequence includes these proteins:
- the LOC134714549 gene encoding uncharacterized protein LOC134714549 — MGPLNTYEYPMDVCSEEGYGNETWQTSSRLSWYYSDDFDETRLPSAFSEMGIEETDEGRLSRALQSWMSDYVIKSIEPMDKPALQPIFSGKLGKDREKISVDRTRRVPSVIKRSKSERKGTSMEKDSKFKKRPNDSFKLRRSVSEMKGKRPHQKHRNETGRLKRTPSDDSISTHYSSLFELSSLEEKSDVVTFQGLKSKKRGRHKNEIKERQSPESVPSKWVELANKRSLGAFEKFMRAQNVLQVDTFGTNKGQFESEAFELMDPNERKMIFNCGKQSGIRYNKELKKSGSTTTLNINIPLPRQQKKLRTLSAGHKPLSKGLNLEEARQQLARERQLAMARQRQESRSGRPRRRSTHSRLASARSEISSNVSCTTPSIRSISPATTYEKPETMWKGDKEILEMDLRRGLTTRVQKRIKTTTSALERVTGYGENNALQKTVGRCEDFPHLVDDDYGFKPKIIQKMRISPYLSNVIRTDIKVRMGRPRYHEIKIRDLEWWNRGQSLNRAHRNLKVFNWLHSLREDDFEHLLDLDIIDKPPESRDDIANMHVESADEPDIKPLYQTDFFK; from the coding sequence ATGGGTCCATTGAATACATATGAATACCCAATGGACGTGTGCAGCGAAGAAGGATACGGTAATGAGACATGGCAGACTAGTTCCCGCCTTTCCTGGTACTATTCTGACGATTTCGACGAAACCAGGCTTCCATCGGCTTTCTCTGAGATGGGTATTGAGGAAACTGACGAAGGCAGACTTTCGCGCGCTTTACAGTCATGGATGTCGGACTATGTGATAAAAAGTATCGAGCCAATGGACAAACCTGCTTTGCAACCAATATTCTCTGgaaaattaggaaaagatagAGAGAAAATTAGTGTAGATAGAACCAGGCGTGTTCCAAGTGTTATTAAACGGTCTAAAAGCGAAAGAAAGGGAACCTCCATGGAAAaagattcaaaatttaaaaaacgtCCAAACGATTCTTTTAAACTTCGACGATCGGTGAGTGAAATGAAAGGGAAGCGTCCCCATCAAAAACATAGAAATGAAACTGGACGTCTGAAACGTACACCTAGTGACGATTCTATTTCAACTCACTATTCATCTTTATTTGAACTTTCGTCTCTTGAAGAAAAGTCCGATGTTGTTACTTTTCAAGGTTTGAAATCTAAGAAAAGGGGGagacataaaaatgaaataaaagaacgACAATCGCCAGAATCTGTTCCTAGTAAATGGGTAGAACTTGCTAATAAGAGAAGTCTAGGCgcatttgaaaaatttatgaGAGCTCAAAATGTACTTCAGGTTGATACGTTTGGTacaaataagggtcaatttgaATCAGAGGCATTTGAGTTGATGGATCCCAACGAGCGAAAAATGATATTCAATTGTGGAAAACAAAGTGGAATAAGATACAACAAAGAACTTAAGAAAAGTGGAAGTACAACTactttaaacataaatattccATTGCCACGACAACAGAAAAAGTTACGTACTTTATCTGCCGGACATAAACCTCTCAGTAAGGGTCTAAATTTGGAGGAGGCTAGACAACAACTAGCAAGAGAACGTCAATTAGCCATGGCGCGTCAAAGGCAGGAAAGTAGAAGTGGAAGACCTAGAAGAAGATCTACTCATTCACGGTTAGCATCCGCGCGTTCAGAAATCAGTTCAAATGTTTCATGTACAACGCCGTCAATACGCTCAATATCACCTGCAACTACATACGAAAAACCGGAAACTATGTGGAAAGGGGATAAGGAAATCCTGGAGATGGATTTAAGGCGTGGCCTAACTACACGTGTTCAAAAAAGGATTAAAACAACTACGTCTGCTTTGGAACGTGTTACCGGTTACGGTGAAaataatgcattacaaaaaacAGTTGGGAGATGCGAGGATTTCCCGCATCTTGTTGATGATGATTACGGATTTAAACCAAAAATCATCCAGAAAATGAGAATATCCCCATACCTTAGTAATGTGATCCGAACAGACATAAAGGTAAGAATGGGTCGACCCAGATATCACGAAATCAAAATCAGAGACTTAGAATGGTGGAATCGAGGCCAATCATTAAACCGAGCACATAGAAATTTGAAAGTATTTAATTGGTTGCATAGTCTACGTGAGGATGATTTTGAACACTTATTAGATTTAGACATAATTGACAAACCACCTGAATCTAGGGACGACATTGCAAATATGCACGTGGAATCAGCAGACGAACCGGATATCAAACCTCTTTatcaaacagatttttttaaatga
- the LOC134714550 gene encoding toll-like receptor 3, with translation MYNCICHIVPGLFTLLNLVYTQDCNITVHDHLSEQVKIADCSKRGFSEVPQSLPRDITVLDLSGNKFRHISNYSFENYSLLHNLSLAKNKLHIIEDHAFYGLSRLMVLNMSENILNLRYVYTPQMLLPLQNLINLDIRRNIPNQPTVDLYHYPDQAFAVLKKLEFLALDMAPNPIFGIGFQGLKNLKSLTFEFCFLKYLRGYTFENFSSNLDELKLTRCHLNFLEVENNALVPFPNITKIHFEESCMHLIRALNMLSPYNGKTIEILNFRGLNCPIFNSKEYPFALTITSDMMRYLKTICVEVLDLSDNGIVDFDENSLLLFDRTECLKHLYFKGNRFAFAYGRHMEELKSFFNKSVTLKTFDYSYIPVRFKLKEKDFYHQGKDYHVSNSLVYLPRSLEKLAMSNIICEDITRIFYIRQGSNLTYLDISFGYSNNAVLFEVNATNKVETLVLDGHYHVTLYTIELVNFINVKYLLWRSARLFHIMHARSDDMFFKRFIALFRKFEYLNHLDMSDNSLYILPKHLFLNINHLLELSLSRNLFQAIPREIISQKDIKSLDLSKNLLPTVDYKTRVWADAMNQKHGLYFLLADNAFECNCDNLNFIKWIQETKVNLDSRSYKCTLLNGTLITVLEAYAQMHDLFSSCRNSIWLMVSSILLGTGCIVTVLLLIYSRRWNIAILFYRIFRKIIEKKYGKNYAFDVFVSYEGDSIPWIKNYFIPKLEDEWKLKICVKDRDFYVGHSFYDAEAESIENSRHVIFLLTPIFKDSQDCLFEIDRVKHEISMQNIENVIVISKDITLKDIPEGLTHIWNYVLFIQWPEDCHDHDLTWQKLRKWICNDLLY, from the coding sequence ATGTATAACTGTATTTGTCATATAGTGCCGGGCCTTTTCACGTTacttaatttagtatatactCAAGACTGTAACATTACAGTTCATGATCATTTATCAGAACAAGTGAAGATAGCTGACTGCAGTAAAAGAGGTTTTAGCGAAGTTCCACAGTCACTCCCGCGTGATATCACCGTTCTGGATCTTAGTGGAAACAAATTTCGTCATATCAGTAATTACTCTTTTGAAAATTACAGTTTATTGCACAATTTATCGTTGGCTAAAAACAAACTTCACATTATTGAGGATCATGCATTTTATGGATTAAGCCGATTGATGGTTTTGAATATgagtgaaaatattttgaacctAAGATATGTCTATACACCACAAATGCTTTTGCCGttgcaaaatttaattaatCTGGATATACGACGGAATATTCCGAATCAACCAACAGTGGATTTATACCATTATCCTGATCAAGCTTTTGCAGTTTTAAAAAAGCTAGAATTCTTAGCATTAGATATGGCTCCAAATCCGATTTTCGGAATAGGATTTCAAGGGCTGAAAAATCTGAAATCGTTAacgtttgaattttgttttttaaaatatcttcgCGGATATACATTTGAAAACTTTTCATCGAATCTAGACGAATTGAAACTGACTAGatgtcatttaaattttttggaaGTTGAAAACAATGCTCTTGTCCCTTTCCCTAATATTaccaaaatacattttgaaGAATCATGCATGCATCTGATACGGGCTCTTAACATGCTGTCGCCATATAATGGTAaaactattgaaatattgaattttcGAGGTCTTAACTGTCCTATCTTCAATAGTAAAGAATATCCGTTTGCGTTAACTATCACTAGTGACATGATGAGATATCTGAAAACAATTTGTGTAGAAGTTTTAGATTTATCAGACAACGGGATAGTTGATTTTGATGAAAACTCGCTATTGTTATTTGATCGAACAGagtgtttaaaacatttatattttaaaggaaaCAGGTTTGCGTTTGCTTATGGAAGACATATGgaagagttaaaatcattttttaacaaatctgTTACATTGAAAACATTTGACTATTCTTATATTCCAGTTCGGTTTAAGctgaaagaaaaagatttttatcaCCAAGGAAAAGACTATCATGTTTCTAACAGTTTAGTTTATTTACCACGTTCTTTAGAAAAATTAGCTATGAGTAATATAATATGTGAAGATATAACTAGAATATTTTATATACGTCAAGGAAGCAATTTGACGTATCTTGATATATCGTTCGGTTATTCAAATAATGCTGTCCTGTTTGAAGTAAACGCAACAAACAAAGTTGAAACTTTAGTCCTAGATGGTCATTATCACGTGACATTGTACACAATAGAGcttgttaattttataaatgtaaaatatctttTGTGGAGAAGTGCTAGGTTGTTTCATATAATGCATGCTCGTTCAGatgatatgttttttaaaagatttatagcactttttagaaaatttgaatACCTCAATCATTTGGATATGTCAGATAATAGTCTTTATATTTTACCAAAACATTTATTCCTTAATATTAATCATCTATTAGAATTATCTTTGTCTAGGAATTTATTTCAGGCCATTCCAAGAGAGATAATCTCTCAAAAGGATATTAAAAGCCTTGACCTTAGTAAAAACTTACTACCAACAGTGGATTATAAAACTCGTGTTTGGGCGGATGCAATGAATCAGAAACATGGTTTATATTTTCTTCTTGCtgacaatgcatttgaatgtaATTGTGAtaatttgaatttcataaaGTGGATACAAGAAACCAAAGTAAATTTAGACAGCAGATCATAcaaatgtacacttttaaacGGTACTCTTATAACCGTACTCGAAGCATATGCTCAGATGCATGATTTGTTTTCCAGCTGTAGAAATTCAATATGGCTGATGGTTTCTTCCATTTTGTTAGGAACAGGTTGTATTGTGACTGTGCTACTTCTTATATACAGTAGACGATGGAACATAGCTATATTGTTTTACCGCATATTCCgaaaaattattgaaaagaaaTACGGTAAAAATTAcgcttttgatgtttttgtttcatatgaAGGGGATAGCATACCTTGGATAAAGAACTACTTCATTCCAAAGTTAGAAGACGAATGGAAACTTAAAATATGCGTAAAAGATCGCGACTTTTACGTCGGACACTCATTTTATGATGCAGAGGCAGAGAGCATAGAAAACAGTagacatgttatatttttactaaCTCCAATATTTAAAGACTCGCAAGACTGTCTGTTTGAAATTGATAGAGTGAAACATGAAATAAGTATGCAGAACATTGAAAATGTCATAGTCATATCTAAAGATATAACTTTAAAAGATATTCCTGAAGGGCTTACTCATATTTGgaattatgtattatttatcCAGTGGCCAGAAGACTGTCATGATCATGACTTAACATGGCAAAAATTGAGAAAGTGGATATGCAATGATTTGCTCTATTAG